The Mangrovimonas cancribranchiae nucleotide sequence TGAATGTCTTGTGTGTAATTTGAAAGGTCGAAAGTGTTTAAACCGTCTTCCGAGTTTAATTCATCACAAACTAAAGGTGCTGTATAGTCTTGAATTTGTGTTGTGCTAACTTCTAAAATAACTTCTGAAATACTATAGCATAGAGAGTTGTTATCTTTTACTTGAGCAAATATGGTTTGAGCGCTAGAGGAATAGTTTTCGGGAGATGTGATAGCATTTATGTCGTTTTCGGCATCAGAAAAGGTTTCAAAAAATGTGGTAGAGACATTGTTGTTACCATTGGAGATATCATTAACAGCTTGTAATAGGTTAAAAGTTGTTATTCCATCGGAAACACCATCTTCATCGCACTGGAATAAGGAAAAATTATTTGATAAAGGGACTTCTAATACTCTTAAAGTTAATGGCGATGTGCTAAAACAAACTTGATTTGCAGCATCCTCAATTCTTACAAAAATAGTTTGCTCGTTAGGTGTTGTATTGTAGAATTGATTGTTTAGTGCATTTGTGTTGTTTTCTGCTTGAGTTAGGGTTTCATGATAAGAAATGTTAATACTCGAGGCGTCTTGCCCTTCTAAAATTTCTTCATTTTTATCGGTTAAGTTAAAGGTTGTTTGTCCATTAAAAGCATTGCCATCAGTATAGTTGTCGCAAACTTCAAAATCTGATGGTGTTACAAAATTGGGACCGCTATTTACTGTTAAATTAAATGGAATAATTTCAAAACAACCAGTAACAGTATTAGTTAATCTAGCATAAATTTCTTGTAGGGTTGAAATGTTATTGTAAGGTGACGTTATAGCATTTATTGCTATATTGGCATCACTTTCGGTTTCATGATAGGTTACTTGTACATTTGTTTGAGTACCAATTATATTATTGGTGTTTGCTTCAATATCAAATGTAGTAATGCCATCATTATAGGGGGCTACCGTATCGCATTTTTCTAAATTAAGAGCTTGTGGATTTCCTAATTCATTATTTGGAGGGCTAGAAAATTCTGCTGTTCCTGTCCACTCTAAAGAAAACGGACTATTACCTACGGGTCTATCTATTACTATAAAATATGTCTCCCCTGCTAGAGCATTAATGGCACTAACAAAACTATTCCCGTCTGGCCCAGGACCTTCGGATGACTCTGTTTCATTAGTGCTAAGCCCCGTAAGGTTATTACCTTGTCCTGCAGCTTGTGGATTTGTAGTTGAACACCTTATGGCAAAACCTAAATTGCTACAATCCTGTGTTGGTCCAAAAATAAAGAAATCATAATCTTCTGTTATAGCTGTGCTCTGCGGTGTTAATGTAAAAGCTAAAGTACCATCGGTTACAACAGTTACTTTTAACCATAGGCTGTTGTTTTCGCCACTAGAGCAGCTGTTTAAGCCGCTAACTTCTTGGGTTCCTATCCCGTTAACATTGAGGTTGACTTCAGAATTACCACAAACAACTACAGCGTCGACACAGTCTGTTGGTTGTTGGGATTGAACAGTGAAGGTGACAAAGAATATGACAAATATTCCTTTTCTTAAATGTTTAAACATGTTAAAAGATTATCTTTTTAAAGTAAAATGGCCTCTAAATGTTCTTCCGTCTTGTAATTCTACCAAAAACCAATAATCATCAGTAGGCATAATCTCGCCATTAAAGAATCCGTCCCAACCTTCTCCAAGCGGGTTTATTTGTTTAAGTAGTTTTCCGTAACGATCAAAAATTTTAATTTTTGTATTAGGTTGAAAGATGTTAGAGATGCCTTTAATATTCCATTTATCGTTATAGCCATCGCCATTTGGGGTGAAAAATTTAGGATATCCAATAACAGCGACATTTTCAGAAACGATGCCACAATCGTTTTTGGTGTCTTTAATACTTACAGAATAAATACCAGCTTCAATATTAATAAAGGTGTTACTTGTTTGGTAATTGGCATATACAGTACCGTCTTCGTTTAGTAAGGCATATTCATATATACCTTCGCCAGAAGTAATAACAGTAATAGAGTTGTTTTCCGAAATATCTACCACATTAATATTATCGATTGTGGCAATATTAGAAGCTTCAACGGTAATTGTTCTTGTTTTTGAGCATTGCATGCTATTAATTACTGTTACCGTGTAAGTTCCAGGCTCATTCACTTGAATACTTTCGGATTGTTCGCCATTAGACCAAGAATATGTATAGGTGTTACTATTTCCAATAACGCCGGAGTTTAATGTTATGGTTTGTGGGTAAGTGTTTAGACAATATAAAACGGTTTCATCATTTTCCAAGTTTGGTAAAGGCTCAATGTTAAGTTGTACTTCACTTATACCATAACAAGCATTGTTGTTTTCTGCTCTAGCAAAAATAGTTTGCGAATATGGTGTTGTATTGTCATAAGGTGAACTTAATGGGTTAGTTTCTAATAATGCGTCATTTGCAGAAGCATAATAGGTTATAGGAAGTGTAATATTATTAGCTGTTTGAATTTCTGTTGTAATATCTTCAAGTATAAAAGTATTAATACCGTCTTCAGAGTCTAACTCGTCGCATTCATCAATTTCAATATCATTAATTTGTGATGAAGGGACAACATCTAAGGTTAATTGTGCCGTTGAAAAGCATCCAGACTCACTATCAATGGCTTTTACAAAGATAACCTGTTGACTAGAAGCATTGTTATATATTTCTGACGCAATTGGAGAGTTATTTTGTAAATCTTGTTGATTTTCATAGAATTCTAATTCTATATTTTCAGGAATATTAGTAAATAATACATCTTGTGCTTGATTAAGGTTGAAAGTAGTGAAACCATCATTGTTATCATCGCATTGAACAAGTGTTGCATTATTAATGTTGGGGTTTTCATTAAACTCAATATAGGCTTCACCTTCAATAAAATCACATTCTCCAGCACCAACAAATTCAATTTGAAGAGTATACTCGGCTGTTTGTGAGACGACCAAATCGTTGTCGGTTTCGTTTAGCTGAACACCATCCATAAACCAGGTGTAAGTTGCACCAGGTATAGGGTCTGTAGATAAGGTATAGGAGTCTCCTTCACAAAGACTTAGGCTATTTGAGCTATTGCCGTTATTTATAATATCAACTTTTTCACTAAAGAAAGATACTATGAATGGTGGTAGTCCTTGAGTTGAATCGTTTTGTCCGAGGCTGATTGCGTTATTTTGATAATTACATGCTATTCCATTTTCATTAGGATTGTTTATAACGCTTAAAAATGGAGAGCCAGAATTATAAGTTTCACTCATTGAACGATATATTTTTCCATCTGGCCCTAATTGAAGAGCGCTGCGGTATAAATCTTGTTGGTCGATTAAAACCTGTGAGTTTTGGATATCAGTAGCTGTTACATCAAATTGAACTAAAACGGAATGGTGATTACTTGGATTAGTTTCTCCAGAGCCATTAAAATCATTGCTGGCAGTAACATATAGTTTAGAGTTGTCTGGTGAAAACTCTAAGCCATACGGTTTATTATTTTGACCATTAACATAAAGGTTTTGAGAGTTAGATACTTGTCCGCTAGTTTGTTCGAAATCAAATAAATACAGTCCGTTCTGAACGCTAGCAGATGCAAGTTTTGTGCCGTCAGGAGATATTTTTAAGTATCCTCTCAAATCTGATGTTGTTATTTGATTAAATGTAGACGTTGTAGCATTTGTATTTACACCGGTACTATTAACTTCAAAAGCATAGAAAGTGTTTAAAGCTCCTCCAGATGCATTTCCATTAGATGTAGATAAGACAACAACCCATATGTCTCCTGTGTTACAGTCTTTTAATACAGCAGTTATTTTTTCTGCACAATAATTTAACAAGTTTATATTCTTATCAATAACACTTCCAAGCCCGTTGTTAGCAGTTATATCTACAGTAGAGTAATTAAAACCCGTCAATGTTTGGTTAGACCCAACAGTAAAGATGTAGTAAATATCAGGATCATTTGGTTTGGGAACTACAATAGCAGACTGTGTACTTGAAGAATCTCCACTTAAGTCAGTGCCATTTTGCATAATGTTATGGTTGCTATTATAAACTAAAACGCCATCGGTGTAAAATAATAAGTTACCATCTTCATCAGATATTGAAGAGCAGCCTTCACGAGTGTTTAGTTGTCCATCATTTAAAGAGTTGACAGAACCATCATCATTAAAGTGAATTCCAGCGTTCTCCCCAAAATACCAGTTAGCGGCCTCGTCTTGAGCAAAACCAGAAAATGTAAATAAAATTAAGGAAAAGTATAATATGTAGTTTTTCATTTTGATAGCAAAAATTTAAAGCTATCAAAGATATCACAAATCTCGCTTTTTTAATAATCTATACGATAAAAAGGTAAACACACCTATCCAAACAAGGACTATTAACACTTCATACCAATAAACACTATAATCGTAGGTTAAATCAATTTTATCGGGATATTTTGTCATAATTACACGTTGCATAGGTTGGTCTATAAGTTTATACATAGATTCTAACGGTAAAAAGTTTTTAATTTTCCATGCAGTATCTGTAGTGCCAAATATTTCGTATGCGCCCCAGAACACTAACCATTCAAAAATGTATAAAATGAATAGAAAAGCTAGTGCAAAAGCAGATCTTTTAAGTAACATACCCAAAAACAAACATAAACTAAAGAAGCCAACTAATTTGACAAAGTAAGCTAGTAAAAAACTTGTTTCTCTAAAAATTATTGATATTTCAGTATAGCTAGAATAATAAAGTCCAATAAAAAAAGTAGCGACTCCTATTAGTATGGTAGCTATTAAAGAAAAAAATACAATGGTGTAAAATTTAGACAAAATAAACTCTTTCTTACTTAAACCATCTATAAGGTTTTGTTTAAGTGTTTTGTTACTATACTCGTTACCAATCATGCTTACCACAACAATAGCAAAGAAAAGCTTAAAATAAGAAGCAAAGAATGTGGTAATGTGCCATATAATGGGAAAGTTAAAAATACCTAGTTCTCCTAATTCCAAAGTAAAAAAACCAAAAAAGTTGATTTTTATTGATGATAGTATTAAAACCGTAAAAGGTAAAATAAACGATATAAATATTAAAACCTTACTTGTTCTGTTAAGCCAAAGTTTTTGTAGTTCAAGATTTATAAGACGTAACATATATTTTTTTTGATTGATTATTGGTTGTCGGTTAGTTGTAAAAATTGTTTTTCAAGGCTTTCCTTGCGTTTTACTAAATGTGTAAGCACAATATTATTATCAAACATTAACTGGTTTACAGATTTAGCGTCCATAGGTTCATCTAGAAAAGCGGTTATTAAGTCGTCTTCAATAGTTATTTTTCCAAATATGTTTTTGTCGTTTAGGAACTTTAAAAGCTGTTCTTGGTTTTCAGCTTTCAATTCTAAATACCCATGACTGCTTATCATTTCGTCTACACGACCAGAATATAGTTTTTCACCTTTTCGTAATACAACAACATGAGAGCAAACTTTTTCTACTTCGTCTAATAAATGCGATGCTAATAAAATAGTTGTGCCATTGGCGGCAATTTGTTTAATTAACGATCGAATTTGATGAATGCCTTGTGGATCTAATCCATTAGTAGGCTCATCTAAAATTAAAATTTCAGGATCGTTAAGTAATGCCGAGGCGATTGCTAAACGTTGTTTCATTCCTAAAGAATAGGTGCGAAACTTATTATCTTTTCTATCCCAAAGGCCAACAAGTTCTAATTTCTCTTGAATTTTACTAAAATCAACGCCTTTAATTTTACAAACAAGCTTTAAATTATCGTACGCTGTCATGTAGGGGTAAAAGTTTGGGCGTTCTATAATAGCGCCAACTTTTTTTAGAGCATCGTGAGTAGAAATATTGCCATCAAACCAATGGAAATCGCCAGAAGTTTTATTTACCACATTTAAAACAACTCCTAAAGTTGTAGATTTACCACTTCCGTTAGGGCCTAAAACACCATAAACATTGCCTTTATTAATAGTAAATGACAAGTTTTTTACAGCAGTGAGGTAACCAAATTTTTTGGTAAGATTGTTAATTGTAAGAATTGATTCCAAAATATTTTTCGATTGTTTAGTTAAAAATATGACGAACTTAATCACATAATGTTACAAACTAATTTATAAAACATTACATTAGTTGTTGGTTATTTTATGTTATGGATGATTTAAAGATATCGAAAAAAAAGCCTTCATACCCAATAGGGAACAAATTACACGATTACTTGCAGGAGTACAATCGTAATATACGATTGCCTATTTTTTATGATGATTTATTACGCTTTCAAGGCTCTGTTGTAGTATATGATAAAAATGATGAAGATACGCTTTGGGTTAGGGTGTATTTTAATGAGTTTGAAAGAGAAGAAATTGATTTAGCTTTAAAACGGGTATATTCCATTTTAATTTCAGATGGTAACGAAAATATATTTAAATACTTAAATGTTGATGCCATAGACTTTTGCACTTTTGGAAATTCTAAACCTTTTCGAGTAAAAATTAGAAATATTTTAAATGATAACTACACCTACTTCTATGTGAAAAAAGCCGACGCCTCTCGTGTTTACGGTTTAGAGTTCGAACATATGCTTTCTCCTTATAATCTTAATTTTTTGGTGTATAAAGACACATTAATAGAAGAGCATATTGCAGGAATACCAGGCGATGAGTTTATAAAAAATATATTACCTAAATGTACACATTCAGAAAAATCGCAAATAGCAAAAGAGTTTGTTAAGTTTAATGAACGTTGTATGATTAGGCTTTTAGGAGACATGCGTTCTTACAATTATGTTATTGTGCCAACACACGATTTTGATCATGTAGTATATAAAATTCGCGCTATAGATTTTGACCAACAATGCTACGAAGGCAAATTAAATATATACAGGCCGCAGTTTTTTAAAGAAAATATTACAATGGTTGATTTGGTGCGTGAAAAAATTCAAAAAGAATCTATCCAACAATATAAAATTGAAGAACGTTCTATAGTGGCTAGACGCATGATTAGCTATCACGATAGAATAGGAGAGTTGCTAGAATGTATGCAAGAAGACACGCTTTCTACGCCAGAACATATCGCACAATTAAAAGAAGAGATTTACAATTACACGCTGGATGTCGAATTTAGACGAAGTAATACGATGGGCGATATCATGAAAAATGCCCTGGATTTCGTTAAACGAAATTACCAAGGCGTGAATATGAAAAACTTTTTTTAATTCCAGTTTTCGTCAAAATCTAGATTATCGTAATCATTTACATCATAATCATCATCAAACTCATTAAACTCATCTAAGTTTTCAGCCTCAAAATTCTTTTCTGGTGCTTCATCTGGAATTTGCCCATGAACAAACATGAGGTTAGGGTAATCGGTACCTTCAGCTTCATCAACAATTTCAGCCAATTCTACAAAAAATGTCCAAAGGCTTAAAAAATCATATACATAAATTAATTTGGTTTGCGCTTCATGCACCACATCGTTAAGTGTTGTTTCATTCATTAAACGCGCATTACCATTATCGCTTAAATCGAATAACGAAATTTCCTCGCCTTGTTCCCATTCGTCATTACTTACATAAAACGAAGCCATCTCAGAGCCGTCAAAACCAAACGATTGTGTAATGGTGTTGTGAAGGTCTTCTAAAGTGTCGGTTTCACGTATTTCTAGGTCGCGAAAAATATCGTCTTCGGTGTCGTTATCTAATACTATTCTAAATCTATAAATCATATCTCAAAAAAATCTGCCGCAAAGTTACGTCATTTCCATTATTTACTTGCAAAGCGAGATTTAAAATTATGTAATATGTTTTTAGAAAAGTTTTCAGTGCTATTTACTAAACCTATGTAGAGTAAATGTCATAGCCGAAAGCAAGAAAAATGCACCTATTTGATGTGCTACGCCAAGCCATAAAGGGACTTGAAGTAAAATAGTAAATACGCCTAATACAAACTGAACAAAAACAATAATTAAAAGGCTTTGAATACCTTGCTGTTGTAATTTGGAAAGTTGTAGTTTTTTAGATTTTACCCAAAGAATAATAATAGATGCTACTACTAAATAAGCTATGGTTCTATGTATAAATTGAATACCGCTAGGGTTCTCGATAAGGTTTTTATAGAATGGTTCAAAAATATAAACTGTATGGTGTATAAATTTTCCTTCGTTCATTAAAGGCCAATGATTATGTAGTAAACCAGCCTTTAATCCAGCTACGAAAGCACCATAAATAATTTGAGCAATAAGAATGATAAAACTTATGATAATCAGTTTTCTAAACTTCGGAAACTCTATAGGTTTTTGGTTAGGATAAATTAAATCTAACGCTACCCAAAGTGTTGCGGCAAAGGTTAGAAATGCTGTTATTAAGTGTGCTGCCAATCTAAAATGGCTAACATCGGGTTTGTCTACCAAGCCACTTTTTACCATATACCATCCCAAAAAGCCCTGAAAAGCTCCCAAGGCCATTAAAACCAAACTCTTTTTTATGGTACTCTTTGTAAGTTGTTTGGTTATTAAAAAATATAAAAAAGGCACGAAAAATACGAGACCAATTAAACGACCGATAACACGATGTAACCATTCCCAAAAATAGATTTGTTTGAAATCTTCTAATTCAAAATGATTATTTAGTTTTTGGTATTCGGGGTATTGCTGATACAATTCGAAAGCCTTTTGCCACTCAGCATCGTTTAACGGTGGAATGGTTCCAGTAATTAACTTATAATTGGAAATTGATAGGCCAGAATCGGTAAGCCTGGTAATGCCACCAACTAAAACCATTATAAAAATGAGTAAACAACCCGTAAGTAACCAGTATATAACGTGTTTATTGTCTTTTTTCATCAGCTGTTAATCCTATTTTTTTTCCTTTATCAAGCATCAATTGGTAAGCGGCTTCATATTCGTTTGGTATTTTACCATCTAGAATAGCTTCTTTAATAGTTTCTTTAATAGTCCCTATTTCACGACTTGGTCCAATGTTAAACGTTGTCATAATATCTTCCCCAGATATTGGTGGTTCAAAGTTTCGAATACGGTCACGCTCTTCAACTTCAACCATTTTTTCACGTACAATTTTAAAATTGTTATGGTACTTCTTAAAGCGTTTTGGGTTTTTTGTGGTGATGTCGGCTTCACAAAGCGTCATTAAGTCTTCAATATAATCGCCAGCATCAAAAATAAGGCGTCGTACAGCAGAATCAGTCACTTCTTCGTCAACTAAAGCAATTGGACGAGAACTCATTCTTACCATCTTTTGAACGAATTTCATCTTATCATTCAATGGCATTTTTAATCTTTTAAAAAGATGAAACACCATTTTTGAACCTTTAAACTCGTGCCCGTGAAAAGTCCAACCTATTTTTTTATCGAAGCGTTTGGTTGGTGCCTTACCAATATCGTGCAATAAAGCAGCCCAACGTAACCAAACATCATTGGTGTTTTTTGAGATATTATCGACTACTTCTAGCGTGTGATAAAAATTATCTTTGTGGCGTTGCCCTTCTTTTTCTTCAATGCCTTTAAGTGCGGTAAGTTCGGGTAAAATACGTTCAAGAAGTCCTGTTTTTTCTAATAAAAGAAATCCTTTGGACGGTGTTTTGCTTTCTAGTATTTTATGAAGCTCGGTAACAATACGCTCCTTGGTAATAATTTCTATACGATGATTGTTTCTAGTAATAGCATTAAGTGATTCGTCTTCTATCCAGAAATCTAATTGCGTAGCAAATCGTATGGCACGCATCATTCGTAAAGGGTCGTCGCTGTATGTAATGTCAGGATCTAAAGGTGTGCGAATGGTTTTGGTTTCTAAATCAGCAATACCATTAAAAGGATCTAATAAGTCACCAAAATGGGCTTCACTTAAATTAAGGGCTAATGCATTTATGGTAAAATCGCGACGATTTTGATCATCTTGAAGTGTACCATTTTCTACAATAGGATTACGACTATCTTTAGTGTAACTTTCTTTGCGTGCGCCAACAAACTCGATTTCTAGATCATCGTAGCGCAACATAGCTGTTCCGTAAGTTTTAAACACCTTAACTTTTGGTCTGTTTGGGAGGTTTTTTGAAACTTCTTTGGCCAAAGCAATGCCGCTACCAATGGCTACAACATCAATATCTTTTTTAGCGTCTCGTTGCAATAAATAATCACGAACAAAACCACCAATAACGTAGCTGTCTAAGTTAAGCGTTTTGGCAGACTTTGAGATAATTTTGAAAATATTATGTTGTAAAGCGCTTTTGTAATTCATAGGTTTCAAATTTCAAGAATGATTTGTTGTTTGAAATTTGAGTAATTATTCTCGTATAACCTTCACCATACCATCGTTAGAAATTTTAATAATAGCCGATGGTTTGTTAGTCGATTTTACATTTTGCAAATTTACAACATAGTCCACACCTTTTAAAATATGGTCGCTTATTTCTTTATAGGATTTTGGAGTGTGTTCGCCACTTACATTTGCCGATGTAGACACAAGAGGTTTTCTTAATTTTCTAATAAGTTTGTTGGCAAAACCTTCTCTAACAACACGTATTGCTAATGTATTATCGGCTGCGACTAAGTTTTCTGATACTCGAATAGGTTTATCGTAAATAATTGTAGTAGGTTTATTAGCATATTTTAAAATATCGTAGGCAACTTCTGGAACATTTTCTACATATTGTTCTAGCATTTTAAAGTCGCTTACCAAGCAAATTAATGCCTTACTTTCATCGCGTTGTTTTAGTTTAAAAACCTTTTCTATGGCTTTAAAATTAGTAGCGTCGCAACCAATGCCCCAAACAGTATCGGTAGGGTAAAGAATAGTTTTACCTTGTTTTAAGGCGGTTAAAGTATTGTTTATTTCGTTTTGCATAGTGCAAAAATAATTTAATTGGTTTTAAATTATACTAACAAAAGAAGATATTCGAAAAGTTATATTTTTTATTAGGATAGATAACTTTCTTTAGTTAATTTAACTTTACTAAATTTATCAGCTAATTAAATATTCAATAATAACCTAATGAGGGTGATAGATAGGCTTAAAAGAAAAGAAAAAGTAGACAAAGTTGTTATACATATAGGAAAATGTGGCGGGTCTTCTGTTATTGAAGAGTTAAAGAAAAGAGACGTTAAGTTTTTTGAAAAGCATGTAGGAGAGGTAACTTACAGAAAAAAGAAAAAGTATATAATTGTAATTAGAAACCCGATATCTAGATTTGTATCGGCGTTTAATTGGCGTTATAAACTTGTGGTTGAGGATGGAACTCAAAAAGATTTATATCAAGGTGAAAAAGAACTTCTTGAAAAGTATAGTGATATAAATAGTTTAGCTGAAGCTATTTATGATGAAAAGGGAGCCTTAGCATTAGACTTTAAAAAAGATAAATTTTATATTCATCATCTTAAGGAAGATATTGATTTTTATTTAGGTGATTTTTTAAAGAAGTGTAAAAAGGAGCAAATTATAGCTATTCTTGCTACCGAAACGTTAAGTGAAGATTTAAAAACTCATTTCAATATTACACTTAAAAGCCATTTAAAGAAAAATAAAAAGAAAACTAACTTATCGAATCTAGCTGTTAATAATTTGATACAGTATTTAGAAAAAGATTATGACTGTATTGAAAAACTAAACAGTATGGACGTGTTAACAGAAAAGCAATACGAAAAATTATCTAATAAAGTATTTTAAACACCCTTGTTTGGTAAAGTAATAATATGAGAATAGGAAAATTAACGCTTTCTAAATTTATAAAAGGCTTTATAGGAACAAGACTTATAGATTCTATCGAGGTTTATTATATACCAGAAACAAATACGTTTTACCCCATAATATCTAAATCTGGTTGCTCTACAGTTAAGGTAGATCTTATAAGACGTTACAAACCCAATTTTACAAGTAAATTCCCTGAGATACATCAAGTTGATCCTGCTCTAAAGACTGATAACAAAGTATTGAGAAAACGTTTTTATAGTTTTAAAAAATACCGCAAGTTTAGTCGTGGTAAAGTGGCGCATTTAGTAATAAGAAACCCCTATGAGCGTATCTATTCATGTTTTTTAGATGTAATTGCTAACAAAAATGTAATGTATGAAGACCCTTCAGGACTTACTAGCTTTTTTGGGATTAAAAGCGAAATAAGTTTTGATGAGTTTCTTAAGAAAGTGGTGAAGTTACCCGATTATTTATCTGATAGACATTTTAGAAGTCAATCGTTTTATTTACAAAGAGGAGTAGAAGAAGTCTTAGAAAATAAAGAGATTGTTTTACTAGAAAACTACAATAAAAAAACAGGCGAAAAGGCAAGTAAGCTTAACACTAACAATAAAAAAATTCCACAAGAAATTCTTCAGAAGCTTAAAAAAAGTAATGCGTTTAATAAACGTTTTTCTAAGGATATAGAGATATATCAAAACATTAAAAACGGGTAGTTTTCTTTAAATACCAGCTTTCAATACGCTTTAAGATACTTTTTTTATTGGTGTTTCTAATTAACCTAAAAGCTTTTTCGGGATTGTTAATGGCATAATGTTTAAAAAGGTTATACTGTTTTGTTTTCTTAGCGTTAAATTTTAGGAAATCTTCAATTTTAAAATTCCCTAGATGTCTTTTTATTAAAGTTGTGCCTTCTTCCTTATATGTAATATTCTTATTCTTTTTTATAAATCTGTAAAAAGCAGCAACTACTGTAATTTGAAAGTTTAAAATATAAGTGCCTGTAATTAATTTATTCTGATTGTCCTTTTCGGACTTATAATATTTAGTGTAAATATCTTCAATTACCGTTAAATACGATGTAAGATTGTATAAGCTGTAATTTTTTGTTATAGAACTTTGATTGCCAATGTTATAATAGTACGTGACTTTAGAGTTGAAAATAATGTTCTTAGCATAATACATAGTTTCAAAAAACCAAAGTTCATCTTCATGGACAAATCCATCTTTAAACCACAAATTATTAGTGGTAATAAAGCTAGTATTATATAGCTTATTCCAAGCGACAACACTAAAAGGTGTTTTTAAGGCCAGCTCTACAAAATTCTTATCTTCAAGTAATGTATTTGTTGTATTATAATGTTCTAAAGTGTTAATAATTGTTGTTGTTTGGTTGCGAACGGAAGCGTTTTTTCCTACAACAATATCGATGCTTGGTTGATATAAATTGGTTAGACTTTCCAAACAATTTTCATCTAACATATCGTCTGGATCGAAAAAATAAATACAATCACCTTTAGCGTGCTTTAACCCTGTATTTCGTGCGCCAGAAAGCCCTTTGTTCTCTTGAGAAATTAGTTTGAAGCGCGCATCTTTATCTACCCATTTTTTTATTTCATTTTCTGTATTGTCTTTGCTACCATCATTAATAACTAAACACTCCCAGTTTGTATAAGATTGGTTTAGTACGCTTTCAAGTCCTTTAT carries:
- a CDS encoding glycosyltransferase family 2 protein, producing MSKNTTLPFVSIIVPCYNVENFINKGLESVLNQSYTNWECLVINDGSKDNTENEIKKWVDKDARFKLISQENKGLSGARNTGLKHAKGDCIYFFDPDDMLDENCLESLTNLYQPSIDIVVGKNASVRNQTTTIINTLEHYNTTNTLLEDKNFVELALKTPFSVVAWNKLYNTSFITTNNLWFKDGFVHEDELWFFETMYYAKNIIFNSKVTYYYNIGNQSSITKNYSLYNLTSYLTVIEDIYTKYYKSEKDNQNKLITGTYILNFQITVVAAFYRFIKKNKNITYKEEGTTLIKRHLGNFKIEDFLKFNAKKTKQYNLFKHYAINNPEKAFRLIRNTNKKSILKRIESWYLKKTTRF
- a CDS encoding HD domain-containing protein, whose product is MNYKSALQHNIFKIISKSAKTLNLDSYVIGGFVRDYLLQRDAKKDIDVVAIGSGIALAKEVSKNLPNRPKVKVFKTYGTAMLRYDDLEIEFVGARKESYTKDSRNPIVENGTLQDDQNRRDFTINALALNLSEAHFGDLLDPFNGIADLETKTIRTPLDPDITYSDDPLRMMRAIRFATQLDFWIEDESLNAITRNNHRIEIITKERIVTELHKILESKTPSKGFLLLEKTGLLERILPELTALKGIEEKEGQRHKDNFYHTLEVVDNISKNTNDVWLRWAALLHDIGKAPTKRFDKKIGWTFHGHEFKGSKMVFHLFKRLKMPLNDKMKFVQKMVRMSSRPIALVDEEVTDSAVRRLIFDAGDYIEDLMTLCEADITTKNPKRFKKYHNNFKIVREKMVEVEERDRIRNFEPPISGEDIMTTFNIGPSREIGTIKETIKEAILDGKIPNEYEAAYQLMLDKGKKIGLTADEKRQ
- a CDS encoding sulfotransferase family 2 domain-containing protein, which encodes MRVIDRLKRKEKVDKVVIHIGKCGGSSVIEELKKRDVKFFEKHVGEVTYRKKKKYIIVIRNPISRFVSAFNWRYKLVVEDGTQKDLYQGEKELLEKYSDINSLAEAIYDEKGALALDFKKDKFYIHHLKEDIDFYLGDFLKKCKKEQIIAILATETLSEDLKTHFNITLKSHLKKNKKKTNLSNLAVNNLIQYLEKDYDCIEKLNSMDVLTEKQYEKLSNKVF
- a CDS encoding sulfotransferase family 2 domain-containing protein; amino-acid sequence: MRIGKLTLSKFIKGFIGTRLIDSIEVYYIPETNTFYPIISKSGCSTVKVDLIRRYKPNFTSKFPEIHQVDPALKTDNKVLRKRFYSFKKYRKFSRGKVAHLVIRNPYERIYSCFLDVIANKNVMYEDPSGLTSFFGIKSEISFDEFLKKVVKLPDYLSDRHFRSQSFYLQRGVEEVLENKEIVLLENYNKKTGEKASKLNTNNKKIPQEILQKLKKSNAFNKRFSKDIEIYQNIKNG
- a CDS encoding L-threonylcarbamoyladenylate synthase — translated: MQNEINNTLTALKQGKTILYPTDTVWGIGCDATNFKAIEKVFKLKQRDESKALICLVSDFKMLEQYVENVPEVAYDILKYANKPTTIIYDKPIRVSENLVAADNTLAIRVVREGFANKLIRKLRKPLVSTSANVSGEHTPKSYKEISDHILKGVDYVVNLQNVKSTNKPSAIIKISNDGMVKVIRE
- a CDS encoding COX15/CtaA family protein — translated: MKKDNKHVIYWLLTGCLLIFIMVLVGGITRLTDSGLSISNYKLITGTIPPLNDAEWQKAFELYQQYPEYQKLNNHFELEDFKQIYFWEWLHRVIGRLIGLVFFVPFLYFLITKQLTKSTIKKSLVLMALGAFQGFLGWYMVKSGLVDKPDVSHFRLAAHLITAFLTFAATLWVALDLIYPNQKPIEFPKFRKLIIISFIILIAQIIYGAFVAGLKAGLLHNHWPLMNEGKFIHHTVYIFEPFYKNLIENPSGIQFIHRTIAYLVVASIIILWVKSKKLQLSKLQQQGIQSLLIIVFVQFVLGVFTILLQVPLWLGVAHQIGAFFLLSAMTFTLHRFSK